gtctttgagttctCTCAAAAAGGGCTATataagtttaatttattataattattattattaaatctacaatatatacaaagagtaaagaagcaaagagacgaaacagcctctgccgccattttggactgaaaacacttattatatttataatattttaatgttcaacacaggccattttggtagaatatgtcAATGgaatagaaattattttgttttacttttgtacggcactttgtaggcggacgttttaccggCGTCATATTTGTACTAAATACAAGCAATAGGTTAAGTAACTGTTTCTGTCATATTGTCACAAAGACAcgtgagtggtatcaatcttctcatctaattctctgcaagaaaggaaataaaagtattttgcaaaatgtcaaaatatttcttaaagtCATCATTTCTCCTGAAACTGCCTGGACTCATTCTGGACATGTTACAGCCTTTAAGCATGAATTAAGCATGACACCTGTATATTTACAAGCCTAGCGTTTCCCCATCTCTCACGAGATCTACAACTTTCACAAACATTTTTATCAAAAAGACGATCACttatatacattttgaaatattgagcTCAAAAGGGTTTAATAGAAttcaacttttatttttgatatatctCCAAGAGTATTAAAGTGAtagaaacattttatttgtacatattgttacatattaacatgaaaaatgcattttactcctcactttacacattttgctttactgcaccacctttattgtttttgtacaaAATCTCTTAATCAATGTGATGGCCTGAACTGTGCCAACACACAATTCTTTtaaataactttcttttaaaACAGTGTCTGTGTGAAATTTCCACCTCTGACAACTTGTCTTTAAAAGCCTCTAGGCTCTAGTTTTATATCAGGGCACTACTgagtgagtggtatcaatcttctcatctaactctctgcaagaaaggaaataaaagtattttgcaaaatgtcaaaatacttCTTAAAGAGTCATCATTTCTCCTGAAACTGTTTGTACTCTTTATGGACACGTTACAGCCTTTAAGCATGAATTAAGCATGACACCTGTATATTTACAAGCCTAGCGTTTCCCCATCTCTCACGAGATCTACAACTTTCACAAATAAGCCAAAATGAGCATGACACACCCAAACAAACTATTTTGCTGAAAAATAGGAAAATTAGAATGGGAAACATCGGAAATCTGAAGCCATCTCATGAAAATAGCAGGTCCTTTGTCTACTGTTCTCTTGGAAGGTCTGtatcctcttttttcttccagaAGGCATCCAGAGAGAAGTAATACAACAGTGGATCCAGACAGCAGTTCACAGTAGCAAGACATACTAAAGGTGTTATCGTAGATGTCCCAAATCTTAATAAACCAATCGACAAAGGCAAGAAACATATGGTGAACGTAACCAAGTTCATGACAAAAATTAGCATGACATTCACTTTGTTGTTGACCCTTGCAGAGTTATTCAGATGTCTGCGTAGAGTCCAAGACACCAAAGTGGTGCACACGATGTTGATTGCCAGCATGGTGAGCACTAACGCAGACTGAAAATAAGCCATTACCATTTTATTATGAAGTGGACGGGGAGGATGATGGGGATATTCAAAACAGGTGGATCCATTGAAGTTCTTTAAAAATCTTGAAAATTCAACTCTCTCTGGGATGTTCATCACCACGATAAACACCCAAACGAGTCCAGCAGCTTTCACGGCGTTAGAAGCGGTTCGAAGATGGCGCGACCTCAGAGGATAaaccacagccagcagccggtccacgctgatgaaggtgatgaagatggCGCTGGAGCGGATGTTGTTGTGATAGAGCATTGTTATCCAGATGCATGCCTCTTTGCCCAGTGGCCAGGTGCCCGTGGCATAAAAGTAGACCCTCATGGGTAAGGAGATGAtgagcagcaggtcagagatGGCCAGGTTGACCATGAAGACAGCACTGGGCGATTTGAGGCCGTGGTTTCTCAGCAGAATCCACAGTGAAACCGCATTGAGAGGCAGACCCAGTGCCAGAATACAGCCATAGATCCCAGCATAAACCGGCTTTGGCTCGAATCCATCTTCCATTGTGTTGTTCATGTCTACCTGATGAGAAGagcaatgtgtctgtgtgctttacTGAATGCTGCGCTCTATAAGTGCACGACACATCAgttcctccctctgctctttaTCTGGGTCGAGTGAGGTTAAAAGTTGAAAATGACAGATTGGGAGGGCGTATTAAAAAAGTGACAGGAAATGTAGGTGACTCAACTCAGGAACTGTGGTCACTGTGACATTAACGAATAAACAAATTTACTTTAAAAGTCTCATAatgtcatgtcttttatattataaagcaggtttaagtgctgtataaatactgtgaaagtatttaaacactcaatccacagaagatacacacagcccgtattcagaaactgtgctttgaaaaaaaactgtcaggatttatgtatatttgtgatgtcacaaagtagAATATGCCAatggaatagaaataattttgttttacttttgtacggcactttgtaggcggacgttttactggcgtccggtattCGCTTTCAGtgcaaaatggcggaagcgtatctttgctgctgggcgctgatgttgccgTTTTACACATTCTATTTCGCTTCTGTAATGTTAATAGTTTTTGATCTGTGTTGTCTACAATGTTTGTTGATTTCCACTTTTGTATTTGTGCCGAttcatgtgacatcactgcggcatacagtacatattcttatagcccagtttgtcctgAAAAAAGAGATGTAAATAGCATGATTGTG
The Sebastes fasciatus isolate fSebFas1 chromosome 7, fSebFas1.pri, whole genome shotgun sequence genome window above contains:
- the LOC141770735 gene encoding lysophosphatidic acid receptor 6-like, with amino-acid sequence MNNTMEDGFEPKPVYAGIYGCILALGLPLNAVSLWILLRNHGLKSPSAVFMVNLAISDLLLIISLPMRVYFYATGTWPLGKEACIWITMLYHNNIRSSAIFITFISVDRLLAVVYPLRSRHLRTASNAVKAAGLVWVFIVVMNIPERVEFSRFLKNFNGSTCFEYPHHPPRPLHNKMVMAYFQSALVLTMLAINIVCTTLVSWTLRRHLNNSARVNNKVNVMLIFVMNLVTFTICFLPLSIGLLRFGTSTITPLVCLATVNCCLDPLLYYFSLDAFWKKKEDTDLPREQ